In Microplitis mediator isolate UGA2020A chromosome 2, iyMicMedi2.1, whole genome shotgun sequence, a single window of DNA contains:
- the LOC130662895 gene encoding MAP kinase-interacting serine/threonine-protein kinase 1-like isoform X1 yields MGCDMAGSRTNIPNDSEETSSEVVESDEKPEVKIDGCGKESVSTTSTIDGNRRDVASTGEPLSSVHARQEEARRRRRRKNRSGSSLVSSCFQELYKLTGEVLGEGAYASVQTCTSLYTDLEYAVKIIDKIPGHARTRVFKEVETFHHCQGHPNIIQLIEFFEDDERFYLVFEKINGGQLLRRIQERVHFSEREASQIVKEIAGALNFLHKKGIAHRDLKPENILCVHPDQLTPIKVCDFDLGSGIKFNNSQSPLATPQLLTPVGSAEFMAPEVVEAFIGESNYYDKRCDLWSLGVIMYILLCGYPPFYGNCGTECGWERGENCQACQELLFTSIQQGDYDFPAREWKDISEDAKDLIRGLLVKDAHQRLSAECVLNHPWINPGPTITVAGNRPLITPEIIRRNNSARELSAFAESAMAVNRVVYQHFSVNHLEDLAENCEPRLSTSSTDDENHPYGHMSDTSSEGSEPSKHCVAHSSSEFDTNSRRKSCSMYSILEHSDSKFISDNRINGKDSLTHLYGLSPPSESKLMQRRIKARSNLLERRNPAIVASPSG; encoded by the exons AATATTCCGAACGATAGTGAGGAGACGTCATCAGAAGTAGTCGAGAGCGATGAGAAACCGGAAGTTAAAATAGACGGATGCGGAAAAGAATCTGTGTCCACTACATCAACAA ttGACGGAAATCGCAGGGATGTGGCTTCAACAGGAGAACCACTAAGTTCAGTCCATGCAAGACAGGAAGAAGCTAGACGCAGACGACGTAGGAAGAATCGTTCAGGCTCGTCTTTGGTCTCGTCATGCTTCCAAG AACTGTACAAGCTGACTGGAGAAGTGCTGGGTGAGGGAGCGTACGCTTCAGTGCAGACTTGCACGTCCCTGTACACAGATCTGGAGTACGCAGTTAAAATAATCGACAAGATCCCTGGACATGCTCGTACCAGAGTTTTCAAGGAGGTCGAGACTTTCCATCATTGCCAGGGTCATCCGAACATAATCCAGCTGATCGAGTTCTTTGAGGACGACGAGCGTTTCTATCTTGTCTTCGAGAAAATAAACGGAGGGCAATTGCTAAGAAGAATTCAAGAACGCGTGCACTTCAGCGAGAGAGAGGCCAGTCAAATTGTCAAGGAGATCGCTGGAGCACTTAATTTCCTCCATAAAAAAG GTATCGCACATAGAGACTTGAAGCCGGAAAACATTCTCTGCGTCCATCCAGACCAACTGACACCGATAAAAGTCTGCGACTTTGATCTTGGATctggtattaaatttaacaattcaCAAAGTCCACTTGCAACACCACAACTACTAACACCAGTTGGCAGCGCGGAGTTTATGGCACCAGAAGTTGTTGAAGCCTTTATTGGCGAGTCAAATTATTATGACAAACGTTGTGATTTGTGGAGTCTTGGCGTCATAATGTACATTTTATTGTGCGGATACCCACCGTTTTATGGTAACTGCGGTACTGAATGCGGATGGGAGAGAGGAGAAAATTGTCAGGCGTGTCAAGAGTTATTGTTCACCAGCATCCAGCAAGGAGATTACGATTTTCCAGCCAGAGAATGGAAAGACATTTCTGAGGATGCCAAGGACCTTATCCGCGGTCTGCTTGTTAAAGATGCGCACCAGAGATTGAGTGCTGAGTGTGTTCTCAATCATCCATGGATAAATCCGGGTCCCACTATCACTGTTGCTGGCAACAGGCCACTTATTACTCCTGAGATAATAag aaGGAACAATTCCGCCCGTGAACTTTCAGCATTCGCCGAGTCAGCAATGGCAGTCAATCGTGTAGTGTATCAACACTTTTCAGTGAACCATCTTGAAGATCTTGCTGAAAATTGTGAGCCGAGACTTTCAACATCTTCAACAGATGATGAAAATCATCCTTACGGCCACATGTCAGACACCAGCAGCGAAGGTTCGGAGCCCAGCAAGCACTGCGTTGCCCACTCTTCCAGTGAATTTGATACTAATTCACGTCGCAAGTCATGCTCCATGTATTCAATTCTCGAACACAGTGACTCCAAGTTCATCAGTGATAATCGTATCAACGGCAAAGACTCGCTGACTCATCTCTACGGTCTATCGCCTCCAAGTGAGAGTAAATTGATGCAGCGCCGCATAAAAGCACGTTCTAATCTTCTCGAACGCCGTAATCCAGCGATCGTCGCATCACCAAGTGGCTGA
- the LOC130662895 gene encoding MAP kinase-interacting serine/threonine-protein kinase 1-like isoform X2, translated as MVEKILEEREDGRPDAGRVDGNRRDVASTGEPLSSVHARQEEARRRRRRKNRSGSSLVSSCFQELYKLTGEVLGEGAYASVQTCTSLYTDLEYAVKIIDKIPGHARTRVFKEVETFHHCQGHPNIIQLIEFFEDDERFYLVFEKINGGQLLRRIQERVHFSEREASQIVKEIAGALNFLHKKGIAHRDLKPENILCVHPDQLTPIKVCDFDLGSGIKFNNSQSPLATPQLLTPVGSAEFMAPEVVEAFIGESNYYDKRCDLWSLGVIMYILLCGYPPFYGNCGTECGWERGENCQACQELLFTSIQQGDYDFPAREWKDISEDAKDLIRGLLVKDAHQRLSAECVLNHPWINPGPTITVAGNRPLITPEIIRRNNSARELSAFAESAMAVNRVVYQHFSVNHLEDLAENCEPRLSTSSTDDENHPYGHMSDTSSEGSEPSKHCVAHSSSEFDTNSRRKSCSMYSILEHSDSKFISDNRINGKDSLTHLYGLSPPSESKLMQRRIKARSNLLERRNPAIVASPSG; from the exons atggtGGAGAAAATATTGGAAGAGCGGGAGGATGGCCGTCCAGACGCCGGAAgag ttGACGGAAATCGCAGGGATGTGGCTTCAACAGGAGAACCACTAAGTTCAGTCCATGCAAGACAGGAAGAAGCTAGACGCAGACGACGTAGGAAGAATCGTTCAGGCTCGTCTTTGGTCTCGTCATGCTTCCAAG AACTGTACAAGCTGACTGGAGAAGTGCTGGGTGAGGGAGCGTACGCTTCAGTGCAGACTTGCACGTCCCTGTACACAGATCTGGAGTACGCAGTTAAAATAATCGACAAGATCCCTGGACATGCTCGTACCAGAGTTTTCAAGGAGGTCGAGACTTTCCATCATTGCCAGGGTCATCCGAACATAATCCAGCTGATCGAGTTCTTTGAGGACGACGAGCGTTTCTATCTTGTCTTCGAGAAAATAAACGGAGGGCAATTGCTAAGAAGAATTCAAGAACGCGTGCACTTCAGCGAGAGAGAGGCCAGTCAAATTGTCAAGGAGATCGCTGGAGCACTTAATTTCCTCCATAAAAAAG GTATCGCACATAGAGACTTGAAGCCGGAAAACATTCTCTGCGTCCATCCAGACCAACTGACACCGATAAAAGTCTGCGACTTTGATCTTGGATctggtattaaatttaacaattcaCAAAGTCCACTTGCAACACCACAACTACTAACACCAGTTGGCAGCGCGGAGTTTATGGCACCAGAAGTTGTTGAAGCCTTTATTGGCGAGTCAAATTATTATGACAAACGTTGTGATTTGTGGAGTCTTGGCGTCATAATGTACATTTTATTGTGCGGATACCCACCGTTTTATGGTAACTGCGGTACTGAATGCGGATGGGAGAGAGGAGAAAATTGTCAGGCGTGTCAAGAGTTATTGTTCACCAGCATCCAGCAAGGAGATTACGATTTTCCAGCCAGAGAATGGAAAGACATTTCTGAGGATGCCAAGGACCTTATCCGCGGTCTGCTTGTTAAAGATGCGCACCAGAGATTGAGTGCTGAGTGTGTTCTCAATCATCCATGGATAAATCCGGGTCCCACTATCACTGTTGCTGGCAACAGGCCACTTATTACTCCTGAGATAATAag aaGGAACAATTCCGCCCGTGAACTTTCAGCATTCGCCGAGTCAGCAATGGCAGTCAATCGTGTAGTGTATCAACACTTTTCAGTGAACCATCTTGAAGATCTTGCTGAAAATTGTGAGCCGAGACTTTCAACATCTTCAACAGATGATGAAAATCATCCTTACGGCCACATGTCAGACACCAGCAGCGAAGGTTCGGAGCCCAGCAAGCACTGCGTTGCCCACTCTTCCAGTGAATTTGATACTAATTCACGTCGCAAGTCATGCTCCATGTATTCAATTCTCGAACACAGTGACTCCAAGTTCATCAGTGATAATCGTATCAACGGCAAAGACTCGCTGACTCATCTCTACGGTCTATCGCCTCCAAGTGAGAGTAAATTGATGCAGCGCCGCATAAAAGCACGTTCTAATCTTCTCGAACGCCGTAATCCAGCGATCGTCGCATCACCAAGTGGCTGA